The following are encoded together in the Mugil cephalus isolate CIBA_MC_2020 chromosome 18, CIBA_Mcephalus_1.1, whole genome shotgun sequence genome:
- the LOC124996065 gene encoding somatomedin-B and thrombospondin type-1 domain-containing protein, with amino-acid sequence MMGPFAEFAWWLLMVVSALGENQLVAGGCSGKCCRGRDLSCSTTDWRMDRVHGTCYCDEGCVRTNDCCFDYFTECPAQDCVVSDWSFWSGCLKPCQPSLRVRVRHTEQQPRNSGKRCPGLEQQAGCREYRDHRGIQCGVNSGPAFITSMEFGKRRPKHDSYGNPLDPGFCVEFTLQSRTPHCTVEHRPHTHWMRYITEGFKVCVACEPPAMRHNSSGCQGDGQESDREAVLHWQAMGNPRCSGTWKKIQKTHQCNCPPQHSFVFI; translated from the exons ATGATGGGGCCCTTCGCTGAGTTTGCCTGGTGGCTGCTGATGGTGGTTTCCGCCCTCGGAGAGAACCAGCTAGTGGCTGGGGGGTGTTCGGGTAAGTGCTGCCGGGGCAGAGACCTGAGCTGCTCCACCACCGACTGGAGGATGGACCGCGTCCACGGGACCTGCTACTGCGACGAGGGCTGCGTCAGAACCAACGACTGCTGCTTCGACTACTTCACAGAGTGTCCAG CTCAGGACTGTGTTGTGAGCGACTGGAGCTTCTGGAGCGGCTGCCTCAAACCCTGCCAGCCTTCACTGCGGGTCCGTGTCCgccacacagagcagcagcccAGAAACAGCGGCAAGCGCTGTCCTGGCCTGGAGCAACAAGCTGGATGCAGGGAGTACAGAGACCACCGGGGCATCCAGTGCGGAGTCAACTCAG GTCCTGCATTCATCACCAGCATGGAGTTTGGCAAGAGGAGGCCCAAGCATGACAGCTATGGAAACCCCCTGGACCCCGG GTTCTGTGTGGAGTTCACTCTGCAGTCACGGACACCACACTGTACAGTGGAGCACCGGCCACACACGCACTGGATGCGCTACATAACAGAGGGCTTCAAAGTGTGTGTGGCATGTGAGCCTCCTGCCATGCGACACAATAGCAGCGGCTGCCAAGGAGACGGGCAGGAATCAGACAG AGAAGCTGTGCTCCACTGGCAGGCGATGGGGAACCCTCGGTGCAGCGGGACGTGGAAAAAGATCCAGAAAACCCACCAGTGCAACTGTCCTCCACAACACagctttgtctttatttga
- the terf1 gene encoding telomeric repeat-binding factor 1 — translation MDPENNNGAAPSGNNADEIVSFPQVAAVATGWMLDFLFVSLCRHFKEDKLDEFNETITVLQAISQSASLKGKDHNEKTMICAFLARVMHGKQLDVLFEEDESVMPLMSAAKIWSTLEHVVADEDLFKNVTILLLVQSVAICLEKGQKSAASSALKWFENNHEFPEKTGVKLWTIVKQRDTYHPFLMSFTFSRLLETVQCFVDAYLEKNPSDDLLKAATKTVQTSQNIEDLEDVVSQNNSLSDTVNKSAKSKKTKRKLLTKMTDLWTPNSSKKPFVCVERLSVNELSQLKSEKSPHTAEVKTSRKTREKWTHQLDKYLKEGVKRHGQGKWSQILLDYDFEGRTGTMLKDRWRVLMRAHEVG, via the exons atggaCCCCGAAAACAACAACGGAGCCGCTCCGAGTGGAAATAACGCGGACGAAATTGTCAGTTTCCCGCAGGTCGCGGCTGTTGCCACAGGCTGGATGTTGGACTTTTTGTTTGTAAGTTTGTGTCGACATTTCAAGGAAGACAAGCTGGATGAATTCAACGAAACGATAACAGTTTTACAGG ccatTTCTCAGAGTGCGTCTCTTAAAGGAAAAGACCATAATGAGAAAACGATGATCTGTGCCTTCCTCGCAAGAGTCATGCATGGAAAGCAGTTGG ATGTCCTGTTTGAAGAAGATGAGTCTGTGATGCCGTTGATGTCTGCTGCCAAAATATGGTCGACCCTAGAACACGTTGTTGCAGATGAAGATTTATTCAAAAACGTCACCATTCTCTTGCTTGTCCAG TCTGTGGCCATCTGCTTGGAGAAAGGCCAAAAAtctgctgcctcctctgccCTCAAATGGTTTGAGAACAACCATGAGTTCCCGGAG AAAACGGGAGTTAAACTGTGGACAATAGTGAAACAGAGGGACACTTATCACCCGTTCCTGATGAGCTTCACCTTCAGCCGCCTGCTGGAGACGGTCCAGTGTTTCGTTGATGCCTATTTGGAGAAGAATCCGTCTGACGACCTCCTCAAG GCGGCTACAAAGACGGTCCAGACGTCGCAGAACATTGAGGATTTGGAGGACGTTGTGTCACAGAACAACTCTCTTTCAGACACGGTCAATAAATCGGCAAAGAGcaaaaa AACGAAACGGAAACTTCTCACTAAAATGACCGACCTGTGGACACCCAACTCAAGCAAGAAGCCTTTCGTCTGCGTGGAACGACTCTCCGTAAATG AGTTGTCTCAGCTGAAGTCTGAAAAGTCACCGCACACCGCGGAGGTAAAGACGTCTAGAAAAACACGTGAG AAATGGACACATCAGCTGGACAAATACCTCAAGGAAGGCGTGAAACGTCACGGCCAGGGGAAGTGGTCTCAAATCCTGCTGGATTATGACTTTGAAGGACGCACTGGCACCATGCTCAAAGACCGCTGGAGAGTTCTGATGAGGGCGCATGAAGTCGGCTGA